The Chitinophaga sp. H8 genome contains a region encoding:
- a CDS encoding glycosyltransferase, with the protein MDKILFFCYGDIAQDGRILRSINAIIELGLDPIIISYSKENKLPLDGKYLHVNIKKGKRHLGLIQGMAHVIKYVSRYKTKFVYFHDYYYAPALNLVKALFPNRVIVYDSHELLVPLDEINGDRRNNFFYKAERRNIKSANIVISANKERAKVMEEKYQLNKNIYAVRNIPELHDTNYKTKAVSSKKILVYQGAIYPGRGIDVFIKAMQYFDDNTLLMIVGDGPLLPELKKMAEELELNKKIKFLGKVSANELYRLLVEECDFGIITYSNENLNNQFCAPNKLYEYIHLGLPFITTSQETILSEVRGYDFYTNIDLDDSVEVTASKIRNFIANYVPENESFRKFCELNNWDSEKKIYSKIFTENVNK; encoded by the coding sequence ATGGATAAGATACTTTTTTTTTGCTACGGTGATATTGCGCAGGACGGAAGAATTTTACGATCAATAAATGCAATCATAGAATTAGGCCTAGACCCGATAATTATCTCTTATTCTAAAGAGAATAAATTGCCATTAGATGGGAAATATTTACATGTGAACATAAAAAAAGGGAAAAGACATTTAGGGCTAATCCAAGGAATGGCACATGTGATTAAGTACGTAAGCCGATATAAGACAAAATTTGTTTATTTCCATGATTACTATTATGCCCCAGCACTTAATCTGGTAAAAGCACTCTTTCCGAACAGAGTTATTGTTTATGATTCTCACGAGCTGTTAGTACCATTAGATGAAATAAATGGTGACCGACGTAATAATTTTTTTTATAAAGCAGAAAGGAGAAATATTAAATCCGCAAACATCGTTATCTCCGCCAATAAGGAACGGGCAAAAGTGATGGAAGAAAAGTATCAGCTGAATAAGAATATCTATGCCGTTAGAAATATTCCAGAACTACATGACACGAACTATAAAACAAAAGCTGTGTCCTCAAAAAAGATACTGGTTTATCAAGGCGCAATTTATCCTGGACGGGGAATAGATGTTTTCATTAAAGCGATGCAGTATTTTGATGACAATACTTTACTTATGATTGTTGGAGATGGCCCATTATTGCCGGAATTGAAGAAAATGGCAGAAGAGCTTGAACTCAACAAGAAAATAAAGTTCCTTGGTAAAGTTAGTGCTAATGAATTATACAGATTGTTAGTCGAAGAATGCGACTTTGGTATAATAACATACTCTAATGAAAATCTCAACAATCAATTCTGCGCACCAAATAAACTGTATGAATATATTCACTTGGGATTGCCATTTATAACAACAAGCCAGGAGACAATATTGAGCGAGGTAAGAGGATATGATTTTTATACCAATATTGACCTGGATGATAGTGTGGAGGTAACGGCTAGCAAAATAAGAAATTTTATTGCGAATTATGTTCCTGAAAATGAAAGTTTTAGGAAATTCTGTGAGTTGAATAATTGGGATAGTGAGAAAAAAATCTACAGCAAGATTTTTACTGAGAACGTAAACAAATAG